The genome window AGCTCAGTTTCATCGTCGAACGGTCTGGGGTGGCGCATGCCGAAAATGAGAAGGAGGATCACAAGGGTAAGCCAGCCGATGTTCGTGAGGGCCGCCAGGACCCCGAGACCCAGGATGACGGCGCGGTAGACCCACGCGCTCTTTTCGCCGAAGACGGCATAGACCACGTGGCCTCCATCAAGCTGGCCGACGGGCAGAAGGTTCAGGGAGGTCACGAAAAGCCCCACCCAACCGGCATAGGCAAAAGGGTGGAGGACAAGATCGTGGCCCGCGGGGATATCTCCGACGAGCAGCGGCTGAAGCACCCTGAACAGAAGAGGATCCCCGAGCTGCATGTAGCTCGCGGCCGGTATTCCGGCAAGAGGCGTGACGGTGGACATTTTCATACCGGCTACGATGAAAGGGAGGGCGGCCGCGAATCCGCTCAAGGGGCCCGCGATGCCCACGTCGAAAAGCGTGCTCCTGTTGATAAAGCCCCCCTTCATCTTTATCACC of Syntrophorhabdus sp. contains these proteins:
- a CDS encoding site-2 protease family protein, encoding MTYLHILLFLATIASTVLVGGFLYSLAIMTILLCHELGHYLVGRHYGIPSTLPFFIPLPLPPFGTFGAVIKMKGGFINRSTLFDVGIAGPLSGFAAALPFIVAGMKMSTVTPLAGIPAASYMQLGDPLLFRVLQPLLVGDIPAGHDLVLHPFAYAGWVGLFVTSLNLLPVGQLDGGHVVYAVFGEKSAWVYRAVILGLGVLAALTNIGWLTLVILLLIFGMRHPRPFDDETEL